The Cyanobacteria bacterium GSL.Bin1 DNA window GATGCAATAACCGTTTTGGGTTTCAAAACTTGGGGAGGGAGTTTCTCCCCAATGCCTAAAAAGTTTCCATTTTCGCCATAAACGCGGACAAAACTTGCTTGTTCACATTCCTCTGGCAACACTAAGAACTGCCCTTGGCACCAGCGTTTGGCTTGTTCTGAAGATAAATCAATGGGCTCTAAATGCTGTAACGGCTCATCGGCAGAAAGGGGGGTAAATGTTCCTGTTTGTAATTGCGTTTCTAAGGTAGAAAGAGAAAGACTTTTTTCAAGCGTAAAGCCGCTACTTTCGGTTCGTCTTAAACCAGCAAGGGTACCGCCAACGTCGAGGGCATTTCCTAAATCTCGCGCAATGGAACGGATATATGTCCCGCTTTTACAAGCAATGTGAAGGGTTAGTTCTGGAAACTCTCCCGGTTGCCAATCTAAAATTTTAATCTGGTCGATCTCGACCTCTCGTGACGGTAACTCCACTGTTTTCCCTTGTCGAGCTAGATCGTAGATTCGCTTTCCGTCTTTTTGAATTGCACTATACATTGGGGGGATTTGACTAATTTTGCCTAGGAATTGGGGTAAATAGGCTTGAATGACTTCTAGGGTTAAGTGAGAAGCAGGGGTTTTTTCAATAATCTCCTCTTCTAAGTCGTCACTCGCTGTCCGACACCCCAAACGGAGGGTCGCCTTGTAAACTTTGGTATTAGCAAAAAACTGTAATAAGCGAGTCGCTTTTCCCAAAGCTAGGGGTAATACGCCAGTTGCCGCCGGATCTAAGGTCCCCCCGTGTCCGACTCGTTTCATTTTTGTCCAACGTCTCACTTTTGCCACACAGTCATGAGAAGTCAAGTTAAGGGGTTTATCAAGGTTAATAAATCCGAGTAGAGGTTGATTATTCACCGTAATTGATTGAGTCGTCACTTTGATGAGTTTTCAATGCTGATTCTACTTCAGCCAGACGTTCCTCAACTTCAGTTAAGCGCTGATGACAGGAGGGAAGTTCTAAGTAAGTTTCGAGGGCAGCAATTACGATGTCGGACTTACTCTGACC harbors:
- the truB gene encoding tRNA pseudouridine(55) synthase TruB, producing MNLDKPLNLTSHDCVAKVRRWTKMKRVGHGGTLDPAATGVLPLALGKATRLLQFFANTKVYKATLRLGCRTASDDLEEEIIEKTPASHLTLEVIQAYLPQFLGKISQIPPMYSAIQKDGKRIYDLARQGKTVELPSREVEIDQIKILDWQPGEFPELTLHIACKSGTYIRSIARDLGNALDVGGTLAGLRRTESSGFTLEKSLSLSTLETQLQTGTFTPLSADEPLQHLEPIDLSSEQAKRWCQGQFLVLPEECEQASFVRVYGENGNFLGIGEKLPPQVLKPKTVIAS